Proteins encoded in a region of the Patescibacteria group bacterium genome:
- a CDS encoding PDZ domain-containing protein: MEQEAKKAKKGFKLFGVIVLIIVAGFVAGLSGEFIARYYLSNVAFFRDLYFTGSTNQTQGEIVINDPRKVVVEQDLRLSQIKNEIRPSVLNIYSRQKDNKNLLDNIFLPEDFLGQAIVLTSDGWLISNANVSLGSQTGVVIGENKKIYKIEKIIQDPASSINFIKINAQNLSVAKLADISKITDGEQLVAYNSFSNIFNLANISNGKYKEISSRYDYINSTQILDKAILLNKNLGSDFVSAPIFNFQSELIGFIYNSANTANKVIPINYIDPIINQVLKGEKITRPYLGINYIDLAQVDGLDETVRQGAINGALIWPNQKGIAIAADSPLTGKLVKGDIITSFENQALDANNNLNDLLLEYKSGQQVSIKYLHEQKAAEISIVLK; encoded by the coding sequence ATGGAACAAGAAGCAAAGAAAGCAAAAAAAGGTTTTAAATTATTTGGCGTAATCGTGCTGATCATTGTAGCGGGTTTTGTTGCCGGCTTGAGCGGAGAATTTATAGCGCGTTATTATTTGTCTAATGTGGCTTTTTTCAGGGATTTGTATTTTACAGGAAGTACAAATCAAACCCAGGGTGAAATAGTGATCAATGATCCAAGGAAAGTGGTCGTAGAGCAGGATTTAAGATTGAGCCAGATTAAAAATGAAATTCGCCCCTCGGTCTTAAATATTTATAGCCGTCAAAAAGATAATAAAAATTTGCTTGATAATATATTTTTGCCTGAAGATTTTTTAGGCCAGGCAATAGTGCTGACCAGCGACGGCTGGCTGATTAGCAATGCAAATGTCAGTCTTGGCTCGCAAACAGGCGTAGTCATTGGCGAAAATAAAAAAATATACAAGATTGAAAAAATCATACAAGATCCAGCCAGCAGCATTAATTTTATAAAAATTAATGCGCAAAATTTGTCTGTCGCCAAACTGGCGGACATTAGTAAAATTACCGATGGGGAACAATTAGTCGCTTATAATAGTTTTTCTAATATATTTAATTTAGCCAATATCTCCAATGGGAAATATAAAGAGATTAGCAGCCGTTATGATTATATCAACTCAACCCAGATTTTAGATAAAGCTATCTTATTAAATAAAAATTTAGGTTCTGACTTTGTAAGCGCGCCAATTTTTAATTTCCAGTCAGAATTAATTGGATTTATATACAATTCCGCTAATACAGCCAATAAAGTTATTCCCATCAATTATATTGATCCAATCATAAACCAGGTATTGAAAGGCGAAAAAATTACCAGGCCATATTTGGGAATTAATTATATTGATTTAGCCCAGGTAGACGGTTTAGATGAAACTGTCAGGCAAGGCGCGATAAATGGAGCCTTGATCTGGCCCAATCAAAAGGGGATTGCTATCGCCGCTGACAGTCCTTTAACCGGTAAATTAGTAAAAGGCGATATAATTACCAGTTTTGAAAATCAAGCACTGGATGCCAATAATAACTTAAATGACTTGCTTTTAGAATATAAAAGCGGCCAGCAAGTAAGCATTAAATATTTGCACGAACAAAAAGCAGCTGAAATCAGCATTGTCTTGAAATAA